A window of Kineococcus sp. NBC_00420 genomic DNA:
TGCTCCCGCCGAACAGCACGAGGAGCACCGCCAGCAGGACGAGGACCTGCACCCCGACGGCGAGCCCCCGACGACGGAACAGCCCCCGGACCAGCAACCCCGAGGCGGTCACGGCGCAGACCATCCCCAGGGCCCCGACGACCCACCCGGAGGAGACGACGAGCGGACGCAGGGTGAGGACGGCGGCGGCGCTCGCGACTCCCGCCCACAGGGCCGTACGGGCACTTCGGGTCACGGGGTGACCTCCTGGTCGGTGAGCGGGGTGGTGTCGCTGACGCCGGCGGCCGTGCCGGAGGAGACCCCCGTCGGTACTCCCCGCGCACCGGTGCGGGTCAGCCTGGCCCAGACGTCGGAGACGGGGTCACCGGGACCGGCGAGCGCGGTGCGCCAGCCGGCCCGGGCCAGGACCAGGTGCGCACGCTGCAGACCGGCGCCGTCCTCCGACGGCCCGGGACTCGCCCAGGCCGCGGTCCGTTCCAGGATCGCCAGCGCGGGCACCCCGAGCGGGCGCGCAGCCAGCAGCGGAGCGACGTCGTCCTCGTCGACGGCACCGAGGACCGCGACCAGCAGGGTGGACTCGGCGCGACCGAGGGCGGCGGTGGAACGCGCCAGCCCGTCCGGCGAGCCGGGCTGCAACCGGGCCAGCGAGCGCATCAACCCACGGACGGCGGAGGTGTCGTCGAGCTCGCGCGGGGGGTCGAAGGCGCCGTCGTGCAGCAGCCGGACGCGGTGCCCGCGCCGGTGCAGGTGCACGGCGGCCGAGGCGGTCAGGCTGACCGCCCACTCCAGCGAGGAACCCGCGCCCCGGCCCGCGTGCGCCCCGGCCCGGCTGTCCAGCAGCAGCACCACGTCGGGGCGGCCCGGGTGCTCGTCGGAACGCACCATGACCGACCCGCGACGAGCGGTGGAGCGCCAGTGCACCCGACGCAGGTCGTCGCCGACGCGGTACTCCCGGATCGACAAGTCGTCGGGGGAGGCGGCCGCCGAGGCGCTCGCGGACGAACCGCGGGCTCCACCCAGCTCGCCGAGGGTGAGGTCGGCCAGCGGGTGGACGCGGGGCAGGACGTCGAGGGTGACGCTCTCACCGACGGTCCGGCTGGCCGTCACGAGCCCGAACACGTCACGGGCGATCAACGTCGCCGGTCCGAGGGGGTAGGACCCCCGGACCTCAGCCCTCACCGTGTACTCGAGGTCGAGGGTCTGGCCCTCCCTGAGGCGCGGCACGGCGAGGCGCGCCGTCCCACCGAGCGTCAGTGGAGCCTGGTCCTCGACCACGAGGCGCACGCCGGACCGCGACCGGCCGAGGACGGTCAACCGCACGGTGCTGGAGACCCCGGCCTCGACCAGTTCGGACTTCGACCTCGCCACGAGGTCGAGGGTTCTCGCGCTGCGCACCGACGACCAGCCGGCGACGACGAGGAGCACCGCCAGCAGGACCCCCACCCGCAGGATGTCGCGCTGCCCCAGCACGGGGGCGCCGATCAGCAGCACCACCGCGACGCCGGCGAAGGACCACCCCCGCGCGGTCGGGCGCAGACGAACCGGACCCTGGTTCACCGTGCGCTCACCGCGGCGAGGGGAGGGCCGTCGTGCGCAGGACGTCGGTGACCACGTCGGACCCGTCCCGGCCGGCGAGCAGAGCGTCCGCGGTCAGCAGCAGGCGGTGGGAGACGACGGGGACCGCGAGGGCCTGGACGTCGTCGGGCAGGACGTGGTCACGCCCTTCGAGCGCAGCCCGGGAGCGGGCCGCCCGCAGCAGGTGCAGGGCGGCGCGGGGCGAGGCACCCAGACGCAGGTCCGGGTGCACCCGCGTGCGCCGCACCAGGTCCACGACGTACTGCTTGAGCGCCTCGGCGGCGTGCACGCTGCGGACGGCCCGGGCGAGGAGCCGGACCTCGGCGACGTCCACGACGGGGCTCACGGCGTCCAGCGGGGCCGCTCCGCCGTGCTCGTTGAGCATGGTCAGTTCCGCGTCGGCCGAGGGGTAGCCCATCGAGATCCGGGCCATGAACCGGTCGCGCTGCGCCTCGGGCAGCGGGTAGGTGCCGTCCATCTCCACCGGGTTCTGGGTGGCGAAGACGATGAAGGGCCGGTCCAGCTTCCAGGTGGTGCCGTCCACGGTCACCTGGCCCTCCTCCATGCACTCCAGCAACGCCGACTGGGTCTTGGGCGAGGCGCGGTTGATCTCGTCGCCGATGACGACGTTGGCGAACACCGCGCCCGGGCGGAACTCGAAGGCAGCGCGCTCCTGGTTCCAGATGCTCGACCCGGTGACGTCGCTGGGAAGCAGGTCGGGGGTGAACTGGATGCGGCGGACCGTGCCGTCCACGGCCCGGGCGAGGGTCTTGGCGAGCATCGTCTTGCCGACCCCGGGCACGTCCTCGACGAGCAGGTGCCCCTCGGCGAACAGGACGGTCAGCGCGAGGCGGACCGTCTCGTCCTTGCCCTGGATGACCCGGTCCACGGTCGTCGCCAGCGCGTCGGCGGTGCCGCGCAGGCGTTCCAGGGCCGCGGGGAGCTCTCGGGGGTCGAGGGCGAGGGGCTCGCCGGAGTGGCTGCCCGGGAGTGCGCTCGTCGTGGTCACGTGGCCTCGTCTCGTCGATGGGCGTCCGCGGGTACGAACGTCCTAAGCCGCCGAAGGGTGCCCGAACCCCTCAGGTCCGAGCACCCCAGCACGCGACGGCTCCACTCTGCCCCACGACACAGGCGCTCCGCCCGTTCACTCCCACACCCGTTCCCCCCACCTCCCTCCACCCCGCCACCCCCCGCTCCTCCACACCGCTCCACGACCCGCGCGGACCGCTCCCCGAAGGGCTTCCGGACGGCCTGGCGGGCCGTGCGCGCAGCGTGGCGAGCCCACGGCCCTCCACCGGCCCTCCCCGGCGCTCCCCGCCTCTGACCTGCATCGACGATGCGATCGGACCGTCACTCCGGGTCGATGCACGTTGACCGTGGAGGAAAGTGGAGTACGGTGGAGGAGTCCGGTCCGCCAGGACCGGACGACGACCCGTCCGGGTGGGGGTGCGCGGTGTTCCTCGGAACCCACACACCGCGTCTGGACGACAAGGGTCGACTGATCCTCCCGGCTCGTTTTCGGGACCAGTTGCTCGACGGGCTGGTCATCACCAGGGGGCAGGAACGCTGCCTCTACATCTTCCCCATGCAGGAGTTCCAGCAGATGCACGAGGAGATGCGGCAGGCGCCGCTCACCAACAAGGAGGCGCGCGACTACCAGCGCGTCTTCCTGTCGGGTGCCTCGAGCGAGCTGCCGGACAAGCAGGGGAGGGTCACGGTCCCGCCGCTGCTGCGCACCTACGCCGGACTCGAACGCGACGTCGCCGTCATCGGTGCCGGCGCCCGCGTCGAGCTCTGGGACCTGCCGACCTGGGAGACCTACCTCGACGAGGTGGAACCCGCCTTCGCGGGCCAGCGCGAGGAGGTCCTCCCGGGGATCCTGTGATCCCCGACCTCCGGATCGAGGTCGAGACACCGACCGTCGGCCGCGGCCTCCAGCCGCTCTGTCCCGCCGGTCCTGACGCCACTTCCCCGGCGCCAGGGCCGTCGGAGCACGAGCGGATGGGGACCGCGGCCTACGGCCGCCGCTCCGCAGGGGCAGCAGGAAGCAGTGGCACGCAGGAACCCGGGGGGTGACGACGATGGACGAGGACGACCCGCGGGGCGACGCGCAGGGCAGGGCGGACGACGCCGCCCGTCGTCACGCCTCCGTGATGCTCGAGCGCTGCACGCAGGTGCTGTCCCCGGCCCTGGGCCACCCCGGTGCGGTGAGCGTCGACGTCACCCTCGGCATGGGCGGGCACGCCCACGAACTCCTGCGCCGCCACCCGGACCTCCGCCTCGTCGGGATGGACCGTGACCCGCAGGCCCTGGAACTCGCCGCCGCCCGCCTGCACGAGTTCGTCGACCGGGTCACCCTGGTGCACAGCGTCTCCGACGGTCTCGACGACGCGCTGGACGACCTGGGGATCGAAACCGTCGACGCGGTGTTCTTCGACCTCGGTGTCTCCTCGCTGCAGCTCGACGAGGTCGAACGGGGTTTCTCCTACTCCCGGGACGCGGCTCTGGACATGCGCATGGACCGCGGCTCGCCCACCACGGCGGCCGACGCCCTGAACTCCTACTCGCACAGCCAGTTGACGCGGATCCTCCGGATCTACGGCGAGGAGCGCTTCGCCCCGCGCATCGCCTCGGCGATCGTCCGCGAACGTGAGCTGGAACCCTTCACCACTTCTGCGCGACTGGTGGACCTGGTGCGCGCCAACGTTCCTGCCGCCACCCGGCGCACCGGCGGCAACCCGGCCAAACGCACTTTCCAGGCGTTGCGCATCGAGGTCAACGACGAACTCGGCGTCGTGGAGCGGTCGCTGCCGGCGGCGTTCGAACGGCTCGCGCCGAACGGTCGGCTCGCGGTGCTGACGTTCCACTCCCTCGAGGACCGCATCGCCAAGAACGTGCTGCGGGAACTCTCGACGAGTTCCGCCCCGCCCGACCTGCCTTTCGTGCCAGCGGGTTCCGGGCCGCGAGCGGAACTCCTGACCCGCGGGGGAGAAACCGCCGACGAGCAGGAACTCGCGGAGAATCCGCGCGCCGCGTCGGCGCGCCTCCGTGCCGTGCGTCGCCTGCCCCGCGAAGATCGTGATGGTTCAACCGGAACGGACCCGGCGTCGAGGCGCCGGAAACGTACCGGTGGCCGAACCCCCGGGAACTCCGGTTCCCCACGCGAAGACCAGCAGTTCGAGACCGCAGACCACCTCGAGCCGGACGAGCCCGGCACGACCGACGGAAGGACGCCGTGATGAGCCAGCCCCTGATCGCGGCCCGGAACGCTCCGGTCCGCCAGCTCAAGGCGCGTCAGGACGCGGCTGCCGCCCGTCCCGAACTGCAGGTCATCACCCCGCCCGCCATCCGTCGGCTGCGCATCCCGCTCCCCGTCGCGTGCGTGCTCATGCTGACGCTCGGCCTGTTCGGGCTGCTCATGACGAACATCGCCATCGCCGGTGACGCCTACCAGATCACCGACCTGCAGGTCACGTCCCAGCGTCTCGCCGACCAGCAGCAGGCGGCCGCGGAGTCGCTGGCCGCCGCGTCCTCTCCCGGTCAGCTCGCGGCGAAGGCGCAGACGCTCGGCATGGTCCCGGCGCCCGACGCGGTGCACCTCACCGGGAGTTCCGCCGTCGGCGACCCGACACCGGCGCCGAAGGCGTCGAACCCTCCGGCCCAGGGTGAGACCCCGAGCAACTGACGGTCGACCCACCCGACACGTCACAAGCCCGCCCCGAAGTCCCGAGAGGTCACCGCGTGTCCCGACTCCGTCGCAACCGCTCCCACGGCTCCGGCGACGGCGCGCCACGTCCCGACATGCGGATGCGCGTCTACAGCGTCGGCGTCCTGTTCGGGCTGACGGTCCTCGGTGGTCGCCTCGTCCAGCTGCAGGGGGCCGACGCGTCGTCCCTGGCCGAGGACGCCCTCAAGCAGCGGACGTCGAAGACGAAGCTCTACGCCAAGCGCGGGGACATCCTCGACGACAAGGGCGTGGTCCTCGCGACCTCGGTCGAACGGCGGGACGTGATCGCCGACCCGTCGACGATCGAGACGTTCAACACCAACCAGACCGACGGGTCGAAGTACAAGGAGTCCCTCGGCCAGGGACCCTCCGGCGCGGCCGCGCTGCTGGCGCCGATCCTGGGGATCGACGAGCAGACCCTCACCACGAAGCTCACCAAGAAGCGGCCCAAGGACCAGTACGCCGTCGTCGCCGTCGGCATCACGCCAGAGTTGTGGCAGCAGGTCGCGGACGCGGGGGTCAGCGGCATCACCTCCAAGCGTCAGACCCAGCGGATCTACCCGACGGGATCGGCCTCCTCCACGCTGGTCGGGGTGCTCGGCACGCCCGTCACGGACGAGGAGACGGGGGTCGTCAGCGACTACCCCCTCGGCGGTCTCGAGCTGGCGAAGAACACCCTGCTCACCGGCACGGACGGCTCGATGAAGTACGAGCGCAGCCTCGGCGGTCAGGAGATCCCGTTGGGGGACAGGGAGACCGTCGAACCCGTCGACGGCACCTCGCTGCACCTGACCATCGACTCCGACCTGCAGTGGAAGGCGCAGTCGGCGATCGTGGCCAAGGTCGCGGAGACCGGTGCGATCTCCGGAACCGTCGTCATCATGGACAAGCAGCAGCGGCTGCTCGCCCTGGCCAGCGCCCCGAGCATCGACCCCACCAACATGACCCGCTTCACCAACGACCAGCTGCTGAACACGGCGCTGACCGAGGCGTTCGAACCGGGCTCGACGGCGAAGGTCGTCACCCTGGCCGCGGTCCTGGAGGAGAGGGTGTTCTCCGAGGACAGCCCCTTCACCGTCCCCGGCGAGCTGAAGCGCTCGGACAAGGTGTTCCACGACTCCCACCCCCACGGGGACGAGAAGCTCACCCTCGCCGGGATCCTCGCCCAGTCCAGCAACATCGGCACGATCATGGCCGGCGAGAAGATGAAGGCCGAGAAGATCTACGAGTACCAGCGGGCCTTCGGCTTCGGCAGCAAGACCACGTTGAACTTCCCCGGGGAGACCGCCGGCATCGTGGCCAAACCCGAGGACTACTCGGGGACCCAGCGCTTCACCGTCATGTTCGGCCAGGGGATGTCTGTCAACGCGGTCCAGGCGGCCTCGGTGTTCGCGACCATCGCCAACGACGGGGTCCGCATCGAACCGACGCTGATCGCCGGGACGTCGGACCCGAACGGGAACTACGTGGCTGGAGCGGCCGGCGATTCCTCCGAGGTGGTGAGCCCCGCGACGGCGAAGACGTTGCGAGACATGATGCAAGCCGTGGTCAGCGAGGAGGGGACCGCCGCCGCCGCGGCGATCCCGGGTTACCTCGTCGCGGGCAAGACCGGTACCGCCTCGCGCTACGACCAGGACCTCGGCCGCTACTCCGGCTACACCGCGTCGTTCATCGGACTGGCCCCGGCCGACGACCCGGAACTGGTCGTCGCGGTGATCCTGCAGGACCCCAAGACGAACTACTACGGTGGTTCGGCCGCTGGCCCCGTGTTCAAGGACGTCATGTCCTACGCCCTGTTGCAGCGCGGGGTGACGCCTTCCGCGGAACCCGCCGCGGACCTCCCGCTGACCTGGGGCGGTGACCAGGGCGCCGAGGCCGAGATCAGTCAGGGTGCCGTCGCGGACAGCACGGGGGCGCAGTGAACCGCCGACCGGAACGCACCGGGAACGGGACACGCAGGCCGAGCGGTACGGGCGCCCCCACGAGGACGGGTAGCCTCCCACCGTGCCGTTGAACGACGGCCCGGACGCCCTCGGCGCCCGCGGCCCGCTGAACCTCTCGGACGTCGCGCAGGTCCTCGGTACCTCGCTCGTCGGCGGTCGCACGACCCCTCCCGGACCCCCGGTGACCGGGGTGACCCTCGACTCCCGTCGGGTCGGCGCGGGTGACCTCTACGCGGCCTTGCCCGGCGCCAACGTCCACGGTGCCGCCTTCGCCGCGCAGGCCGCCGCCGCGGGGGCCGTCGCCGCCCTCACCGATCCCGACGGGGCCGGTCTCGTCACCACCGCCGGTCTGCCGGTCCTCGTCGTGGACGAGCCCCGCGCGGTCCTCGGTGACCTCGCGGCCCGCATCTTCGGCCGCCCCGGCGACCGCCTGCGCACCGTCGGCGTCACCGGCACGAACGGCAAGACCACCACCGCCTACCTGGTCGAGTCGCTGCTGCGCTCGGTGGGCTGGACCACGGGCCTGCTGGGGACGGTGGAGACCCGCATCGCCGGTGAACGCGTCGAGAGCGTGCGCACCACCCCCGAGGCGCCGGACCTGCACGCGCTGCTCGCCCGGATGGTCGCGGCGGGGGTGCAGGGCTGCGCGCTGGAGGTCTCCAGCCACGCCCTGGCCCAGCACCGCGTCGACGGACTCGTCGTGGACGTCGCGCTGTTCACCAACCTGTCCCAGGACCACCTGGACTTCCACGGGTCGATGGCCGACTACTTCGCCGCCAAGGCCCTGCTCTTCACCCCCGCCCACGCCCGGACCGGGGTCGTCTGGGTCGACGCCGCGGACGAGGACCGGTGGGGTCTGCAGCTGGCCGCACGCGCGAGCGTCCCCGTCACGACGGTCGGGACGGCCGGGACCGACTGGCTGGTCTCCCGGGTCGACGTCGGCCGGGCCTCCAGCTCGTTCCGACTCAGCCGGGGCGACGTCGTCCTGGACCTGGTCTGCCCGCTGCCGGGGGACTTCAACGTCGCGAACGCGGCCCTGGCCGTCGTGGCCGCGCTGCAGCTCGGGCTGGCCCCCGCCGAGGTCGTGGCGGGGCTGGCCGCGGCGGACGGCGTCCCCGGTCGGATGCAGCCCGTCCCGGCCGACGAGGACGCCCCGCTCGTCGTCGTCGACTACGCCCACACCCCCGACGCGCTCGAGCGGGTGCTCCGGGCGTTGCGGGAGATCACCCCGGGCCGCCTCGTCGCCGTCTTCGGTGCCGGCGGGGACCGCGACCGCGGCAAGCGGCCGTTGATGGGGGCCGCCGTCGCCGCCCTCGCCGACGTCGCCGTGGTCACCGACGACAACCCCCGCTCCGAGGACGCCGCGGCGATCCGCGCCGCCGTGCTCGCCGGGGCGGGTTCCGGGCCCGCCGAGGTCGTCGAGGTCGCCGACCGCGCCGACGCCATCGCGGCCGCCCTCGAGCGCTGCACCGGACCGGGGGACACCGTGCTGCTCGCGGGCAAGGGCCACGAGACGGGTCAGGAGAGCGCGGGAGGCGTGACGCCCTTCGACGACCGGGCGGTCGCCGGGG
This region includes:
- a CDS encoding UDP-N-acetylmuramoyl-L-alanyl-D-glutamate--2,6-diaminopimelate ligase, whose protein sequence is MPLNDGPDALGARGPLNLSDVAQVLGTSLVGGRTTPPGPPVTGVTLDSRRVGAGDLYAALPGANVHGAAFAAQAAAAGAVAALTDPDGAGLVTTAGLPVLVVDEPRAVLGDLAARIFGRPGDRLRTVGVTGTNGKTTTAYLVESLLRSVGWTTGLLGTVETRIAGERVESVRTTPEAPDLHALLARMVAAGVQGCALEVSSHALAQHRVDGLVVDVALFTNLSQDHLDFHGSMADYFAAKALLFTPAHARTGVVWVDAADEDRWGLQLAARASVPVTTVGTAGTDWLVSRVDVGRASSSFRLSRGDVVLDLVCPLPGDFNVANAALAVVAALQLGLAPAEVVAGLAAADGVPGRMQPVPADEDAPLVVVDYAHTPDALERVLRALREITPGRLVAVFGAGGDRDRGKRPLMGAAVAALADVAVVTDDNPRSEDAAAIRAAVLAGAGSGPAEVVEVADRADAIAAALERCTGPGDTVLLAGKGHETGQESAGGVTPFDDRAVAGAALQQWRRSRSAALPGGVS
- the mraZ gene encoding division/cell wall cluster transcriptional repressor MraZ, with product MFLGTHTPRLDDKGRLILPARFRDQLLDGLVITRGQERCLYIFPMQEFQQMHEEMRQAPLTNKEARDYQRVFLSGASSELPDKQGRVTVPPLLRTYAGLERDVAVIGAGARVELWDLPTWETYLDEVEPAFAGQREEVLPGIL
- a CDS encoding AAA family ATPase; translation: MTTTSALPGSHSGEPLALDPRELPAALERLRGTADALATTVDRVIQGKDETVRLALTVLFAEGHLLVEDVPGVGKTMLAKTLARAVDGTVRRIQFTPDLLPSDVTGSSIWNQERAAFEFRPGAVFANVVIGDEINRASPKTQSALLECMEEGQVTVDGTTWKLDRPFIVFATQNPVEMDGTYPLPEAQRDRFMARISMGYPSADAELTMLNEHGGAAPLDAVSPVVDVAEVRLLARAVRSVHAAEALKQYVVDLVRRTRVHPDLRLGASPRAALHLLRAARSRAALEGRDHVLPDDVQALAVPVVSHRLLLTADALLAGRDGSDVVTDVLRTTALPSPR
- a CDS encoding peptidoglycan D,D-transpeptidase FtsI family protein codes for the protein MSRLRRNRSHGSGDGAPRPDMRMRVYSVGVLFGLTVLGGRLVQLQGADASSLAEDALKQRTSKTKLYAKRGDILDDKGVVLATSVERRDVIADPSTIETFNTNQTDGSKYKESLGQGPSGAAALLAPILGIDEQTLTTKLTKKRPKDQYAVVAVGITPELWQQVADAGVSGITSKRQTQRIYPTGSASSTLVGVLGTPVTDEETGVVSDYPLGGLELAKNTLLTGTDGSMKYERSLGGQEIPLGDRETVEPVDGTSLHLTIDSDLQWKAQSAIVAKVAETGAISGTVVIMDKQQRLLALASAPSIDPTNMTRFTNDQLLNTALTEAFEPGSTAKVVTLAAVLEERVFSEDSPFTVPGELKRSDKVFHDSHPHGDEKLTLAGILAQSSNIGTIMAGEKMKAEKIYEYQRAFGFGSKTTLNFPGETAGIVAKPEDYSGTQRFTVMFGQGMSVNAVQAASVFATIANDGVRIEPTLIAGTSDPNGNYVAGAAGDSSEVVSPATAKTLRDMMQAVVSEEGTAAAAAIPGYLVAGKTGTASRYDQDLGRYSGYTASFIGLAPADDPELVVAVILQDPKTNYYGGSAAGPVFKDVMSYALLQRGVTPSAEPAADLPLTWGGDQGAEAEISQGAVADSTGAQ
- a CDS encoding DUF58 domain-containing protein yields the protein MNQGPVRLRPTARGWSFAGVAVVLLIGAPVLGQRDILRVGVLLAVLLVVAGWSSVRSARTLDLVARSKSELVEAGVSSTVRLTVLGRSRSGVRLVVEDQAPLTLGGTARLAVPRLREGQTLDLEYTVRAEVRGSYPLGPATLIARDVFGLVTASRTVGESVTLDVLPRVHPLADLTLGELGGARGSSASASAAASPDDLSIREYRVGDDLRRVHWRSTARRGSVMVRSDEHPGRPDVVLLLDSRAGAHAGRGAGSSLEWAVSLTASAAVHLHRRGHRVRLLHDGAFDPPRELDDTSAVRGLMRSLARLQPGSPDGLARSTAALGRAESTLLVAVLGAVDEDDVAPLLAARPLGVPALAILERTAAWASPGPSEDGAGLQRAHLVLARAGWRTALAGPGDPVSDVWARLTRTGARGVPTGVSSGTAAGVSDTTPLTDQEVTP
- the rsmH gene encoding 16S rRNA (cytosine(1402)-N(4))-methyltransferase RsmH encodes the protein MDEDDPRGDAQGRADDAARRHASVMLERCTQVLSPALGHPGAVSVDVTLGMGGHAHELLRRHPDLRLVGMDRDPQALELAAARLHEFVDRVTLVHSVSDGLDDALDDLGIETVDAVFFDLGVSSLQLDEVERGFSYSRDAALDMRMDRGSPTTAADALNSYSHSQLTRILRIYGEERFAPRIASAIVRERELEPFTTSARLVDLVRANVPAATRRTGGNPAKRTFQALRIEVNDELGVVERSLPAAFERLAPNGRLAVLTFHSLEDRIAKNVLRELSTSSAPPDLPFVPAGSGPRAELLTRGGETADEQELAENPRAASARLRAVRRLPREDRDGSTGTDPASRRRKRTGGRTPGNSGSPREDQQFETADHLEPDEPGTTDGRTP